The region GAAAGACAAGAAGACGGGTCTTTGGGTCGCAAAGATTTCCCTTGTTCCGGGCGACTATGAATATAAGTTTGTCTGTGATGGCAAGAACTGGGATGCTGGCGACAACAAGATCAAGCACGTGTAATGCTTGAGGCCTCCGGCGGGATTCGCGATTTTATTTCATAATTCTAAACGCCGTAGGCGCAAAAAAAATCCAGTGCTATTTTATTCGTAAAACGTTGGCATCGCCCAGCGTTTTTCATTTTGTGTAAAATAGTAAGCTGGTGAAAAACGAAAATATCGTTATAATTCTAAGTTCTAAGTTCTAAGCTCTAAGTTCTATTTTCTAAATTTGCACCCGTATGAAAAATTCCATCCCTGATTCAGTGCTTTTGAAAGCGGCCAGTGAATACGGCACTCCGCTTTGGATTTATGACCGTGCGACGATTGAACGTGCTGTAAAGGACGTGCAGGTTTTTGACACTGTACGCTTTGCCCAGAAGGCATGCCCGAACCTTTCCGTGGTTTCGCTTATCCGCAAGCTTGGCTGCGTTGTCGATGCAGTCTCCGCTGGCGAAATTGTGCGTGCTCTCAAGGCAGGTTTCAAGGGTGGACAGCAGAAGGGCAAGGTTCCTGAAATTGTCTACACGGCTGATATCTTCGACCGCGACGCTCTCGAACTCGTGAAGAAGTACGACATCGCCGTGAACGTGGGCTCTCCGGACATGATCCAGCAACTCGCTGATTTCGGCGTGAAGTCTGAACTCACCATCCGCGTGAACCCGGGCTTTGGTCATGGCCATTCCCGCAAGACAAATACCGGTGGCGATTTGAGCAAGCACGGCATTTGGCACGAACAGATTAAGGATTGCATCAAGCTTGCCCAGAGCAACGGCATGTGGATCACTGGTCTTCACATGCACATCGGTTCTGGTACGGACTTTGAACACTTGGCTCAGGTATGCGATGCCATGGTCGATGCTAGCCGTCGCTTGGGCTCTCACCTCCGCACGATCAGCGCTGGTGGTGGCCTCCCGATTCCGTATCACGAAGAAGAAAAGGGCAACCGCATTGACGTGAAGGCTTACTACGATTTGTGGGACAACGCCCGCAAGCGTATCCAGCAGAGCATCGGTCACGACGTTCACCTCGAAGTGGAACCGGGCCGTTACCTTGTTGCAGAAAGCGGCTACCTCATTGCCGAAATCCGTGCCGTCAAGAAGCAGGGTGATAATTTGTTCTACCTCTTGGACGCTGGCTTTACCGATCTCGTTCGCCCGAGCTTCTACGGTAGCTACCACGCTATTTCTGTGGTCGCCCGTGATGGTCGTGAATTGAACGAAACGGTTGACGCTGTTGTGGCAGGCCCGCTCTGCGAATCCGGTGACGTGTTCACGCAGGAAGAAGGCGGCTTTGTGGTGACACGCAAGCTCCCGAAGGCTCAGGTGGGCGACTTGTTGATTCTCCATGACGCCGGTGCTTACGGTGCCGCCATGAGCAGTAACTACAACAGCCGTCG is a window of Fibrobacter succinogenes DNA encoding:
- the lysA gene encoding diaminopimelate decarboxylase; translated protein: MKNSIPDSVLLKAASEYGTPLWIYDRATIERAVKDVQVFDTVRFAQKACPNLSVVSLIRKLGCVVDAVSAGEIVRALKAGFKGGQQKGKVPEIVYTADIFDRDALELVKKYDIAVNVGSPDMIQQLADFGVKSELTIRVNPGFGHGHSRKTNTGGDLSKHGIWHEQIKDCIKLAQSNGMWITGLHMHIGSGTDFEHLAQVCDAMVDASRRLGSHLRTISAGGGLPIPYHEEEKGNRIDVKAYYDLWDNARKRIQQSIGHDVHLEVEPGRYLVAESGYLIAEIRAVKKQGDNLFYLLDAGFTDLVRPSFYGSYHAISVVARDGRELNETVDAVVAGPLCESGDVFTQEEGGFVVTRKLPKAQVGDLLILHDAGAYGAAMSSNYNSRRYAAETMYTNGEIKLIRERQTFEQLLQNDRIIEL